In the genome of Streptomyces sp. NBC_00259, the window CCCGCGGTCCGCGCGGCGTCCGCGTCGAGCCCGGCGTCCAGCACGGCCGGATCGTCGGCTCCGAGCAGGGCGGCCATGTCCTGCGCGCTGTCGGTGGCGAGCAGCAGCACCCGCTCGCGTTCGGCCACCGACAGCACGGCGGTCCGGCGTGCCGGACCGTACGGCGGTGCCGGCGGCCCGGCCGTGAACGGCACGCCGTCCGGGGCCTGTTCGAGAACCACATGGGCGTTGATCCCGCCGAAGCCGAAGGCGTTCACCGCCGCGCGGCGCGGCGGTCCGCCGGCCACCGCCTCCCAGGTCTCCGTCTGCGCCACGGTGCGGAACCGGGTCTCGGCGAGAGCGGGATGCGGATCGTCGCAGTGCAGCGTCGGCAGCAGGGTCGCGTGATGCAGGGCGAGCGCGGCCTTCACCAGTCCCGCCACCCCCGCGGCCGGCATGGCGTGACCGATCATCGACTTCACCGAGCCGATCACCGCAGGCGCTCCGTCCCGGCCGTCGGGCGGCCCGAACACCTCGGCGAGGGTACGCAGTTCTGCGGCGTCCCCCGCGGGCGTCGCGGTGCCGTGCGCCTCCAGCAGGCCGACGGATCCCGGGGCGGCGGGATCCAGTCCGGCCGCCCGCCACGCCTGCCGTACGGCACGTATCTGGCCGCCGGGGTCGGGGCTGACCAGGCCGGCGGTGCGGCCGTCACTGCTCACCGCCGTCCCCCGGATCACCGCGTAGATCCGGTCGCCGTCCCGCTCGGCGTCGGCCAGTCGCTTCAGCACGACCACGCCGGTGCCCTCACCGATGAGGATGCCGTCGGCGCCGCGGTGGAACGGCCGGCTGCGCTGGCTCGGCGACAGGGCACGGAGCTGGGAGAAGACGCTCCACAGAGTGATGTCGTGGCAGTGGTGCACACCACCGGCGAGCATCAGGTCGCAGCGGCCCGACGCCAGCTCGCCCACCGCCTGGTCCACGGCGACGAGCGAGGAGGCGCAGGCGGCGTCCACGGTGTACGCGGGGCCGCGCAGATCGAGCCGGTTGGCCAGGCGGGAGGCGGCGAGGTTGGGGACGAGCCCGATCGCGTTCTCCGGCCGGTCGGGCCCGAGCCGTTCGGTGAACGCCCTGCGCACCCGGGCGAGTTGGCCGGCGTCCAGGCCCGGCAGAAGCTCCCCGAGCGTGCGGACGAGTTGGCTCGCGGTACGCACCCGCTGGTCCAGCCGGACCAGGCCGGGCGTCAGATATCCGCCCCGGCCCAGAACCACGCCGATGCGCTCCCGGTCCGGCAGACCGCCCTCGCCGCCGGCGTCGGCGATCGCGGACGCCGCCACCCGCAGGGCGATCAACTGGTCGGGCTCGGTTCCCTGCACGGAACTGGGCATGATGCCGAACCGCGTCACATCGACGTCCGTCAGCGTGTCGACGAAGCCGCCCCGGCGGCAGTACACGTGGTCCGCGGAGTGCGGGCCCGTCGCGGCACCCGGCCGGAAGAACTCCGCGTCCCAGCGGCCCTCCGGCACGTCCTCGATCGCGTCGACACCGGCTTCGAGATTGCGCCGGTACGCCGCCAGGTCCGGAGCGCCGGGCAGCAGCACCGCCATGCCGGTGATGGCGACCGGCACGGTCCGGTATCCGCCCTCCCGCGCACCGCTCACGCCGTGTGCCGCGCGGCCGCCCGTCCCGCCGAGGGCCATGTCACCACTCCGAGGCGGTGTGGACGACGGCACCGGCCGACTCCCCGCCCCACGCCAGTTCCTTCAGCAGCGCCGGCGGCCCCTCCTCCGGATCGATCAGGACGACGCCGCGCCGCGCGTACTCGCGGGCGAGTTCCGGACCGACCATCCCGGTGTGGACGGGGTCGGGCGCCCAGGGACCCCAGTGGACGGTCAGCGTCCGCCGCCCGGTGCGTGCCGCGAAGTGCTCGCCGAGGGTTTCCAACGCGTCGTTCGCCGCCGCGTAGTCCGCCTGGCCCCGGTTGCCGAACACCGCGGAGACACTGCCGAACAGCACGACGAACGAGGGCCCGTCGGGGAGTTCGTCGAGGGCGGATAGCAGCGACGCCGCGCCGTGGACCTTCGTGCCGTAGACCCGCTCGAACGATTCGGCGGACTTCTCCTCGATGAGGCGGTCCTCCACCACTCCGGCCGCGTGGATCACCCCGTCCAGGCGCCCGTGGTCGGCGTGGATCTCCTTCACCGCCTGGAGTACGGCCGCGCCGTCGCGGCAGTCGACGCTGCGGTAGCGGGCCCGGCTGCCGGCCGCCTCCAGGGCGGCGAGCGTGGCGGCGATCTCCCGCTGGGCGAGGATCACTTCGGCGGCCCGGTCGATCTCGGTGGGGGAGCCGTGTCCGCCGAGACCGCCGAGGACGCGGCGCAGGGCCGCACGGTCACGGGCCGACGCGGTCCGGGGATCCTCCGGCCCCGACGGGAGCGGAGTCCTCCCCAGCAGTTCGATCCTGCACCGGGAGGCCATGGCGAGGGCGATCGCGAACGTGGCCGTGATGCCACGGGCTCCGCCGGTCAGCAGGACCACCGATTCGGCGTCGAGTCCGAGGGCCGCCGCTTCGGCCGCCCCGTGACCGGCGGGCCCTGCCCCGGTGGTGGCCGCCAGTCCGAGGGGCACCTCGTCCGGCTCGAGAGCGGACCGGCCGGCGGCGCCGCGCAGGACGACCGGTGTGCCGCCCGGCGCGGCCAGTTCCTCCAGCAGTACGGCGGCGACACCGGCCCCCGTACGCAGCTCCGGTGCTCCGGCCGGGTCGATGTCGACCACGGACGCCGGCGTGTCCGGGTACTCGCGGGCGACGGTACGGAAGAGGCCGCGCAGTCCGGCGGTGCGCTCCACGGCCCGGCCGTTCTCGGCGCACCGTACGGCGATCAGCCTGCCGGGGCGGCACCGGAGCGCCGCGCGGACGGTGGGGAAGGCGGCGGGCAGCACCGGCGGGCCGGATGCCGACAGGGGGTCGAGGAGGAGGACGCCGTCCAGCGGTCCGTCCTCCGCCGCCATCTGGTGCCCGGGATCGAGGAGGACGGTGCCGGCACCGTGCCGCTCCAGGGTCTCCGCGAGAGCCGTGGCCACTCCCGTGTACGAACCGTCGCCGTCCCCGAGGATCGCGAACCGCCGCCCGGTGAGCGGGGATCCGGCAGGCTGGGGAGCCGGGGTGTCGGGCAGCGCCACGGGCCGCAGCACGAACCTCTTCGGCGCGGCGACGGCCGTGCCCGGCCCGGCGGTCCTGTTCGCTTCGTCCGGCTCGCCCGGAGCGTCGGCCGGTCGTCGGTCCACGCCGTTCTGAGCCCGGAGCTGCCCGGTGGCCTCCGCGTGATCCGGGCGATGGGCGGCCTCGGGAGGGAGGGCGGTGGTCACCGATGCGAGAGGCCCTGCGGCACGGGGACCTGCCACGTCCGCTGCCTCGGGCGCCGCCCCGCTCGCTGTGTCGTCCGCTGTGTCGGGCGCCGCGAGGGCGGCGAGCCGGGCGGCGAGCGCCTCGGCGGTTCTCGCCCTGACCAGTTCCTCCATCGTGGTGTCGTCCGGTGCGGCCGCACCGGACGACACCGCACCGGCTGCGACCAGGCGCCCCGCCAGCTCACCCACGATCTCGGTCCGTTTGATCGAGTCGATGCTCAGATCCGCTTCCAGATCGAGACCCGGCTCGACCATGTCCGCGGGATAGCCGGTGCGTTCGCTGACGAGCTCGACGACCATGCGCAGGATGTCCTGCTCGGAGAGCGCCGTGGTGGAGCCCCGGCCCGCCTCGCCGGCGTCCGGCGCCGCGCCGGAGACCGCGGCGGGAGCAGGCGCGGGTAAGGGCTGGGCCCAGGGCTGCTCGCCCGCGGGCACCTGAGCCGCGGTGCCGGTCCAGGAGCCCGTGCCGTCGGTCCAGGAGCCCGTGCCGTCGGTCCCGGGCGCTTCGGTGCCGTGACGCAGCCCGTTCGCCACCGGACCGGGCGCCCCGTGGGCGACGCGACCGTCGCCGCCCGGATGCCCCCCGAAGTAGGTCAGCAGCACATCGCGCTGCGCCGCCACCATCTCCCGGCTGGTCCGCAGGAATTCGGCGATCAGCTCGTCCTGGCGGGCCGCGGCCGCGCCTGCCGCGCCGTCGGGGTGGTTCGTCGTCACAGTCGTCTCCACGACACGTCGGGCCGGTGCCAGCGCACCGGGCAGCAGATCACCGGAAGCTGTGCGGACCAGATGCCCGTCGACCGTCCAGCCGGGCGGCCTGTCTGCGGCGGCGCCCTTCGGGACCACCGCGCCCGGTTCCCCGAACAGCCCGCCGGTGCGCACCGGCACGCCGGCCACCGCAAGGCGGGCGAGGGCGTCAAGCAGCCCGGACAGGCCCTGGCCCGGGCGGGGCTCGCAGGCGACGGTCCGATGCGGTCGGTCGCCGAGGATGTCCTTGACCAGCCCGGTCAGCACCCGTCCGGGCCCGGCCTCGACGAAGATCCTGGCCCCGGCCTCGTACATCGCCTCGATCTGCTCGGCGAATCGGACCGGAGCGCCGATCTGCGCGGCCAGTTCCGCGCGGATCGCGTCGGGAGCACCGTCGTACGGAAGCGCCGTCCGGTTCGACCACACCGGGAACTCCGGTGTCCTTACGGCGCGTTGAGCCAGCGCTTCGGCGAAGCGTTCGCCCGCGCCGGCGACCAGCGGGCTGTGGAAGGCGCACGCCACCGGGAGGCGTCTGGCGCCGAGTCCGGCGTCCCTCAGAAGTCCCACGGCCCGCTCGACGGCGGCCGTGCGCCCGGAGATCACCGTCTGCCGTGGCGTGTTGCGATTGGCCACGACCAGCCCGTCGCCGAGCCGCGCCGCTTCTGCCGCGTCGTCCACCGGGCCTGCCTGCAGAATCCTTTCGACGTCCGCGGCGGACGCCGACACCGCCGCCATGGCGCCGGGATCGTCACCGGTGGACGCGAGGATCGCGGAGGCACGCTCGGCACTCAGTTCCAGCAGGGCATCCGGTTCGACGGCGCCGGCGGCACACAGGGCGACCAGCTCTCCGTAGCTGTGTCCCGCCGCCATGTCCGGCACGACCCCGGCCCGGGTGAGCAGCGCGTGGGCCGCGAGACCGGTCATACCCAGGGCCGGCTGGGCCGCCCTGGTGTCGGTGAGGGCGGCCCGCAGCCGTTCACGCGTGCCGTCGGTGAAGGCGGCCGGCGGATGCAGCGCGGCGGCGGTGCCGCCTCCGAGCGCGAGGAGATGGTGCAGGTCGGGGAAGGCGGTGAAGACGTCCGCGAACATTCCCGGCCGCTGGCTCCCCTGCCCGGGGAAGAGGAAGGCCACCTTGCCCGGCGGTGCCTGGTCGGCCTGCGCGCCACCGGCCTGCGCGCCACCGGCTTCCGCGCCACCGGCTTCCTGGCCGTCGGGACCGCCGCCGGGATCGCCGTCGGGTTCGGCCAGGTGGATGCCGGCGGCGGGGTCGTGCTCACCGGCGAGGACCCGCCGCAGCTGGGCGCGGAGGCGGTCCGGTTCCGTGGAGACGACGGCCACCCGCACCGGTCCGCGACCGCTGTCGCAGAGCCGGGACGCGGCCGCCGCGAGCTCCCGCAGCCTGGACCGGCCCGGCCGGGCACGGGAACCGTCACCTTCCCTCCCCTCCTCCCCGTAGCCCTGGTGCTCGCCGTGCTTCCCGTGCTCCTTGTGCTTCTCGTCCGGGGCCAGGGCGAGCAGTTCCGCGACGGCGCGGTGCGCGGCCGCAACGTCCGCCCCGCGGAAGAGGAACAGCTCCGCCGGCCAGACATCACGGCCGCGCGGAGGCGGCATCGCGTCATCGTGGGCGCTCAGCACCACATGGAAGTTGGTGCCGCCGAAGCCGAACGCGCTCACGCCCGCGAGCCGTTCCTCGGGCCTGGCGGTCCACGGAAGGGCCTCACGGTGGAAGACGAACGGGCTACGGCCCTCCTGCCACGCGGTGCTCGGCTGCTCGAGGTGCAGCGTCGGCGGTCTGACCCCGGTGTGCAGGGCCATCACGGTCTTGATCAGACCGGCCAGTCCGGCGGCGCACTTGGTGTGCCCGATCTGCGACTTGACCGACCCCAGGACGCAGCCGCCAGGGCTCGCTCCCGCGGCCTCGAACACCTCGGTGAGGACGCTCAGTTCGGTCCGGTCGCCCACGACGGTGCCGGTCCCGTGCGCCTCGACCAGACCGACGTCCGCGGGCGACGTCCCCGCGTTGTGGTGCGCCCGCAGCAGTGCCCGGCGCTGCCCCTCCGGGCGGGGCGCCGTAAGCCCGAGCGAACGGCCGTCGCTGGAGCTGCCGATGCCCTTGATGACACCGTAGATCCGGTCACCGTCCCGCTCGGCGTCGGCCAGCCGCTTGAGCACCACACAGGCCACGCCCTCGCCGAGCGTGATGCCGTCGGCCGCGCTGTCGAACGCCCGGCAGCGGCCGGTGGGGGAGAGCGCGTGGACCGACGAGAACAGCAGGTAGTCGTTGATGCCGTTGTGCAGATCGGCGCCGCCGCACAACATCACGTCGCTGGTGCCCGCGGCCAGTTCCTTGCAGGCGACGTCCACGGCCGCGAGCGAGGAGGCACAGGCGGCGTCGACGGTGAAGTTGGGGCCGCCGAGGTCCAGGCGGTTCGCGATCCGCCCGGAGATCACATTGGCGAGCATGCCGGGGAACGAGTCCTCGGTCAGCGCCGGCAGCTGCTGTTCGAGACCCTCCGGCAGCGATCCGTAGTACGAGGGCAGGACCGCGCGCAAGGTGGTCGCGTTGGACAGGTCGCTGCCCGGCTCGGCACCGAACACCACGCCCGTGCGTGAGCGGTCGAAGTCCTGGCCGCCCTCGCCGAGTCCGGCGTCCTCCAGCGCCTTTCGGGCGGCGTCCAGGGCGAGCAGCTGCACCGGTTCGATGCTGCCGAGCGAAGCGGGGGGAATCCCGTAGCGCAGGGGGTCGAACGGGATTCGCGGCAGGAACCCGCCCCATCGGGAGACGACCCCGCCGCCCGACTCCACGCAGTGGACCTCCGGGTCCCAGCGGTCGCGCGGCACCTCACCGACCGAGTCGACCCCGTCGATGACGTTCCCCCAGAACGAGGCGAGGTCGGGTGCGCCCGGGAACATGCACGCCATCCCCACCACCGCCACGTCCAGCGGCAGGGGCGGCGCCGGCGCGGCCGTCGGCTTCCCCGGCTGCCCGTCGGCACCGGTGCGCGGACGCAGGGCGGCCGCCCGTGCACCGAGGAACCGTACGGCGCCCTCGCCCACCGCGGTGTGCAGCGCCGCGACGGTGGTGGTGGCCGAGCGCAGCACGGCGACCTCGCCGGCCATGAACATGCCTTCCGCCAGCTGGCGTTCCTCGTCCACGGCGGCCAGGGAACCGCTCCCGTCGCGTTCGACGCCCTTGGCGGCGATCCGCAGCCGGCCGACGTTGAGCCGTTCCAGCCGTTCCCAGATCTCCCGGTCGTCCAGGCCCTCGCCACGCAGCCCGGCCCCCAGAGCGCCGAAGGAGTCGCTGAAGGGACTCGGTACGCAGCGTGTGGCATGGCCCGGCGCCGTCTCCAGCAGAGTCGTACGCTCCGCGGCCAGCACCCGGCGCTGGAACAGCGGACGGACCGCGCCCTCGGCCACCGCCTCCCGGGTGAAGAGGTAGGCCGTTCCCATGAGTACGCCGACGGCGCAGCCGCGCGCGGTCAGCGGGGCGGCGAGCGTGGCGGCCATCGCCGCGGAGCGCTCGTCGTGGATCCCGCCCGCGAGGAACACCTCGATGCGTTCGGCGGTGGTGCGGGCCACGGCCTCGTCCGACGACGCGCGGACACCGTCGAGGAAGTCCTCCAGCACGGCGAGCTGGGCCTCCCACAGGGGAAAGCTGTTGCGGGGACCGACATGCCCGCCGCATTCGGCACCCTCGAACACGAACCGTCGTACGCCCGCGTCGAGGAACTGCCGCAGCAGTCCGGGCGAGGGCACATGCAGGAAGGCCCTGATCCCGGCCTCCTCCAGCGCCTGCGCCTGAGAGGGCCGGCCGCCGGCGACGACGGCGTGTGTGGGGCGGCATTCCAGCACGGCCTCCAGCTGCGCTGCGCGGGTCTCCTCCGGAGCGAAGCCGAGGATCCCGACCCCCCACGGTCTGCCGTCCAGTGCTCGCCGGGCCTCCCGCAGCATGGCCCGCGACTGCTCACCGCCTGCGAGCGCCAGGGCGACGAAGGGAAGGGCCCCGTCGTCGGCGACGCCGGCGGCGAACGCCGCGCGGTCGCTGACCCGGGTCATCGGTCCCTGGGCGACGGGCAGCCGGGTGCCGAGGGCCCGGCTCATCGGTGAGCCGGGCCCCAGCGCCCGTGCCGCGGTGTCCTCGTCCACCGCGGCACGAACGGCGTCCACGACGGCGTGGACGGCACGGCCGGTGTCACCCCACCGCTCGGCGAACCGGGCGGCGAGGAACCCGTCCTGGCCGACGGGAAGTCCCGCCTCGTGGAGACCTTCGCCCGCCGTTCCGTTCCGGCTTGCGGTCCCGTTCGGGCTTGCGGTCCCGTTCGGGCTTGCCGTCCCGTTCGGGCTTGGGGTCCCGTTCCGGCTTGACGTGGCGTTCGGGTTGGACGTGGCGTTCCGACGTGCCGTACCCGTCGGACCATTGGTGAGACCGCGCCGACGCAGGGTCCGGTTGCCGTCCGCCACGACGGTCTCGGAGCCGTCGAGGGTGCGCAGCAACGCCGCGACCGGCTCGGGCACCCGGGACTCGGCGAGCAGGGCGAGCTGGGTGTCCAGCACCACCCCGGCCGCGCCGCCGACCACGGCGGCGGCGGCCGTGCCGGGCGCGATGCCTCCGCAGGCCCAGACCGGTACGTCCGACAACTTCCCGTCGTCGAGCAGCTGTTGGAGGAGGACGAAGGTGCTCAGCTCGCCGACGGGTCCACCGCACTCGCTGCCGCGGGCGATCAGCCCGTCGGCCCCGGCGCCGACCGCCCTGCGGGCGGAGTCCCGTCCGGTGACCTCGACGAGGACGCGATGCCCGGGCGGGACGTCACCCGCCTCCCACGCCGAATCGGGGGCGAGCACCACGGTGTGCGGCCCGGCCGAGCCGCTGACGGGGGCGAGTTCCTCGGGACGTAATCGGCAGCGCGGCCCGATTCGTACGCCGTAGCGCCCGGGCGCCCAACGACCCAGTGCCGCGAGGGCTTCCCTCGCGCTCCGGTCACCGGCCCCCAGATCGAGCACGCCGAGCCCGCCGGCCCGGCAGACCGCGGCGGCGAGGCGTGCGTCCGGCTCACCGAAGGGGGTGGTTCCGATGACCAGGTCCACGATGTGCTCTGCCGACGTCATAATTCTCCGAATAAGCGTTGGCGTTGCCCGGAGGTTAAATTTCGGTCAATCAGAAGCGCAGGATGTGCGGCGTTCCGTAATGCGCGCAGGAGAATTTCGAGCCATGCTCGGAACGGCTCGAAGATAGCGTCAAGTTACTCAAGGGTCAACCATCGATCTGTGAACAATGGCCTAGTCGTGCCGGGCGGAGGCGACGGCAAAAGAATGCGGGTACGCCGAAATGGGGCGACGAGCAGCACGGCTCGCAACCCGTGGGCGCCACGGAAATTGCACAAGGAAAGAAGCAGGGAAGGCGTGGGGGAAGAGGTGGGGGATTCCGGCGACGCGGCCCGCCATCGTTGCCTGTGGGGCATGGGCTGTCAATATCGCCCACAAGATCATCTGATGGTTCATCAGTCAACTTTGCCCGGTTGCGGTCCAACGGTGCGCGGTGGTGATATACCGGTGCACGCGCTTTCTGCGTGTCCTGCCTTGTCGAATGCCGGAGATGGGGCTGCGGAGGAATTGAGTCCGCTTGTTGCCCGCCGCCCGGGGGCGGCACTCTCGTCGCGATGGGCGCGGCCCGGCCTCGGTGAATTCGGCCGACCGGAGTGGTGGCCGTGTACGGGAGTGGGGTCGTCGGCACTTCCGCAGAGAGCCGGTGCGCGTGGGCCGGGACCGGCGGTACTCAGGTCCTGGCCCACGCGCTCGGCGCGTCCGCGCTCATCCCTTGACGGCGCCGGCGGTGAGCCCCTGGACGATGTGCCTGCTGGCGATGGCGAAGAGCACCATGGTGGGCAGGATCGTCAGCACAGCCGCGGCGGACATCGAACCCCAGTCGATGTTGAAGCTGGAGATGAAGCCGTTCAGCGCCGTGGGGACGGTCTTGTTGGCGTCGCTGTTCATCAGCGTGACGGAGAGGAACAGCTCGTTCCAGCAGTTCACGAAGTTGAAGATGAAGGCGGCGATGATCCCCGGCTTCATCACCGGCAGCAGCACCCGGAACAGCGCACCGAACCGTGAACAGCCGTCGATCATGGCGGCCTCTTCGAGGGTGTCGGGGATGTTCTCGAAGAAGCCCCGGAGCATCACCGTGCAGAACGGGATGCAGACCGCGACGTAGACGAGGATCAGCCCGAAGCGGTTGTCGACCAGTTGGAGATCGGTCATCAGCAGGTACAGCGGTCCCAGCGCGATGAAGGCGGGGATCATCTGGGTGACCAGGGCCGCCATGAGCAGGGCGGTCTTGCTGCGGAACTCGAACCGGGCCAGCACATAGGCCGACAGCATCGAGATGACGGTGGCGACCGTGCCGGCGACCGTCGCCACGATCAGGCTGTTGGTGAGATAGAGCCCGAACTGGGACTTGTCGAACAGCCCGGCGTAGTTCTCCAGGGAGAAGTCCTTGGGCCAGTACGCGAGAGGGAAGGAGAAGATGGCGCCGGCGGGCTTGAACGAGGTGATGGCGATCCAGTACAGCGGGAAGACGGTGAAGATCAGCCAGAGCGTGAGGAAGCCGATCCTGACGGCCTTTCCGGCCGAGGACTCCTTGGTGTTCACGACTTCGCTCCCTTCTCGCGGGTGGCTGTCAGGTAGAAGACGGAGAACAGCAGGAGCCCGGCCACCACCAGCAGGCCGAGGGCCGACGCCTTTCCGTAGTCGCCCTGCTGGGTGATGTTGATCATCCAGGTCGTCACGATGTGCGTCTCGTTGTTCGGGCCGCCGCCCGTCGTCCCGAAGATGATGTCCGGGAAGTTGAAGATCCAGATGATGCGCAGCAGCACCGTCAGGGCCAGCGTGGCCCGGATGTACGGGATCGTGATCTGGAACAGTGTGCGCGCCTTGCCCGCGCCGTCCAGCGCCGCCGCCTCGTAGATCTCGTCGGGGATCGACTGCAGGGCGGCGAGGATCATGATGGCGAAGAAGGTCACTCCGTACCAGATGTTGGCGACGATGATGGCGACCATGGCCGTCTTCGGATCGGCCAGCCATGCCACCGGCTCGTCGATCAGACGCGCCTTCATCAGCAGGTCGTTGACGACTCCGAACTCGCTGTTGAACATCCAGCGGAACAGGATGCCGATCAGGAAGCCGGATATCGCCCACGGGAAGAAGATCAGCGCCTGGTAGAGCCCGCGGAAGCGGAAACGGCGCCGCAGCCACAGGGCCAGCGCGAACCCGATGACGAGCTGGGGCACGATCGAGGCGACCACCCACAGGGCGGTGTTGCCGAGCACGGTGCCCCAGAGCGGGTCGCCGAAGATCTCCCGGAAGTTG includes:
- a CDS encoding carbohydrate ABC transporter permease, with product MNTKESSAGKAVRIGFLTLWLIFTVFPLYWIAITSFKPAGAIFSFPLAYWPKDFSLENYAGLFDKSQFGLYLTNSLIVATVAGTVATVISMLSAYVLARFEFRSKTALLMAALVTQMIPAFIALGPLYLLMTDLQLVDNRFGLILVYVAVCIPFCTVMLRGFFENIPDTLEEAAMIDGCSRFGALFRVLLPVMKPGIIAAFIFNFVNCWNELFLSVTLMNSDANKTVPTALNGFISSFNIDWGSMSAAAVLTILPTMVLFAIASRHIVQGLTAGAVKG
- a CDS encoding carbohydrate ABC transporter permease, which translates into the protein MRAGTASPADERTRRPSRKEGARPVGTAGGGRRKREFTTRRGLLIAAFMAPAAIFVAVFTYYPVVAGSQMAFRHWNLTDLTDKSFVGLGNFREIFGDPLWGTVLGNTALWVVASIVPQLVIGFALALWLRRRFRFRGLYQALIFFPWAISGFLIGILFRWMFNSEFGVVNDLLMKARLIDEPVAWLADPKTAMVAIIVANIWYGVTFFAIMILAALQSIPDEIYEAAALDGAGKARTLFQITIPYIRATLALTVLLRIIWIFNFPDIIFGTTGGGPNNETHIVTTWMINITQQGDYGKASALGLLVVAGLLLFSVFYLTATREKGAKS
- a CDS encoding SDR family oxidoreductase — encoded protein: MTSAEHIVDLVIGTTPFGEPDARLAAAVCRAGGLGVLDLGAGDRSAREALAALGRWAPGRYGVRIGPRCRLRPEELAPVSGSAGPHTVVLAPDSAWEAGDVPPGHRVLVEVTGRDSARRAVGAGADGLIARGSECGGPVGELSTFVLLQQLLDDGKLSDVPVWACGGIAPGTAAAAVVGGAAGVVLDTQLALLAESRVPEPVAALLRTLDGSETVVADGNRTLRRRGLTNGPTGTARRNATSNPNATSSRNGTPSPNGTASPNGTASPNGTASRNGTAGEGLHEAGLPVGQDGFLAARFAERWGDTGRAVHAVVDAVRAAVDEDTAARALGPGSPMSRALGTRLPVAQGPMTRVSDRAAFAAGVADDGALPFVALALAGGEQSRAMLREARRALDGRPWGVGILGFAPEETRAAQLEAVLECRPTHAVVAGGRPSQAQALEEAGIRAFLHVPSPGLLRQFLDAGVRRFVFEGAECGGHVGPRNSFPLWEAQLAVLEDFLDGVRASSDEAVARTTAERIEVFLAGGIHDERSAAMAATLAAPLTARGCAVGVLMGTAYLFTREAVAEGAVRPLFQRRVLAAERTTLLETAPGHATRCVPSPFSDSFGALGAGLRGEGLDDREIWERLERLNVGRLRIAAKGVERDGSGSLAAVDEERQLAEGMFMAGEVAVLRSATTTVAALHTAVGEGAVRFLGARAAALRPRTGADGQPGKPTAAPAPPLPLDVAVVGMACMFPGAPDLASFWGNVIDGVDSVGEVPRDRWDPEVHCVESGGGVVSRWGGFLPRIPFDPLRYGIPPASLGSIEPVQLLALDAARKALEDAGLGEGGQDFDRSRTGVVFGAEPGSDLSNATTLRAVLPSYYGSLPEGLEQQLPALTEDSFPGMLANVISGRIANRLDLGGPNFTVDAACASSLAAVDVACKELAAGTSDVMLCGGADLHNGINDYLLFSSVHALSPTGRCRAFDSAADGITLGEGVACVVLKRLADAERDGDRIYGVIKGIGSSSDGRSLGLTAPRPEGQRRALLRAHHNAGTSPADVGLVEAHGTGTVVGDRTELSVLTEVFEAAGASPGGCVLGSVKSQIGHTKCAAGLAGLIKTVMALHTGVRPPTLHLEQPSTAWQEGRSPFVFHREALPWTARPEERLAGVSAFGFGGTNFHVVLSAHDDAMPPPRGRDVWPAELFLFRGADVAAAHRAVAELLALAPDEKHKEHGKHGEHQGYGEEGREGDGSRARPGRSRLRELAAAASRLCDSGRGPVRVAVVSTEPDRLRAQLRRVLAGEHDPAAGIHLAEPDGDPGGGPDGQEAGGAEAGGAQAGGAQADQAPPGKVAFLFPGQGSQRPGMFADVFTAFPDLHHLLALGGGTAAALHPPAAFTDGTRERLRAALTDTRAAQPALGMTGLAAHALLTRAGVVPDMAAGHSYGELVALCAAGAVEPDALLELSAERASAILASTGDDPGAMAAVSASAADVERILQAGPVDDAAEAARLGDGLVVANRNTPRQTVISGRTAAVERAVGLLRDAGLGARRLPVACAFHSPLVAGAGERFAEALAQRAVRTPEFPVWSNRTALPYDGAPDAIRAELAAQIGAPVRFAEQIEAMYEAGARIFVEAGPGRVLTGLVKDILGDRPHRTVACEPRPGQGLSGLLDALARLAVAGVPVRTGGLFGEPGAVVPKGAAADRPPGWTVDGHLVRTASGDLLPGALAPARRVVETTVTTNHPDGAAGAAAARQDELIAEFLRTSREMVAAQRDVLLTYFGGHPGGDGRVAHGAPGPVANGLRHGTEAPGTDGTGSWTDGTGSWTGTAAQVPAGEQPWAQPLPAPAPAAVSGAAPDAGEAGRGSTTALSEQDILRMVVELVSERTGYPADMVEPGLDLEADLSIDSIKRTEIVGELAGRLVAAGAVSSGAAAPDDTTMEELVRARTAEALAARLAALAAPDTADDTASGAAPEAADVAGPRAAGPLASVTTALPPEAAHRPDHAEATGQLRAQNGVDRRPADAPGEPDEANRTAGPGTAVAAPKRFVLRPVALPDTPAPQPAGSPLTGRRFAILGDGDGSYTGVATALAETLERHGAGTVLLDPGHQMAAEDGPLDGVLLLDPLSASGPPVLPAAFPTVRAALRCRPGRLIAVRCAENGRAVERTAGLRGLFRTVAREYPDTPASVVDIDPAGAPELRTGAGVAAVLLEELAAPGGTPVVLRGAAGRSALEPDEVPLGLAATTGAGPAGHGAAEAAALGLDAESVVLLTGGARGITATFAIALAMASRCRIELLGRTPLPSGPEDPRTASARDRAALRRVLGGLGGHGSPTEIDRAAEVILAQREIAATLAALEAAGSRARYRSVDCRDGAAVLQAVKEIHADHGRLDGVIHAAGVVEDRLIEEKSAESFERVYGTKVHGAASLLSALDELPDGPSFVVLFGSVSAVFGNRGQADYAAANDALETLGEHFAARTGRRTLTVHWGPWAPDPVHTGMVGPELAREYARRGVVLIDPEEGPPALLKELAWGGESAGAVVHTASEW